A region from the Helcococcus ovis genome encodes:
- a CDS encoding class II D-tagatose-bisphosphate aldolase non-catalytic subunit, which yields MKKLPIKKIVEGLLKLQKKGDSATLLGIGPMSLNCVQASLELSMEYDFPVMFIASRNQVDLDELGGGYVNSWDQKRFAKDVYEVSKKINYDNFYYLCRDHGGPWQRDKERNDNLPEKEAMDLGKKSFLGDIESGFDLLMVDPTKDPVEIGKVIPLNVVLKRTVELIEYCEKERKLRNIQEIGYEVGTEETNGGLTSTEIYEKFIKKLSKELELRNLPMPTFIVGQTGTLVRKTEQVGTFNFENAYKLSEMAKKYGVGLKEHNGDYLDDISLLEHIPSNITATNVAPQYGTEETRAYLKLGKVEEKLYEYGLIKEKSKIKEVLLINAIKSGRWKKWMVGEQAKLSVEEILNSNDEILKEEILDIAGHYTFNYDDVKEEIGKLYSNLNENNIDGNRFVIDYIKRPIRDYVECYKLKGVTTRIKEIL from the coding sequence ATAGGACCTATGTCATTAAATTGTGTACAAGCATCTTTAGAACTTTCTATGGAATATGATTTTCCTGTTATGTTTATAGCAAGTAGAAATCAAGTAGATTTAGATGAATTGGGAGGGGGATATGTTAACTCTTGGGATCAAAAAAGATTTGCTAAAGATGTTTATGAAGTTTCCAAAAAAATTAATTATGATAATTTTTATTATTTGTGTAGAGATCATGGAGGACCATGGCAAAGAGATAAGGAAAGAAATGATAATTTACCAGAGAAGGAAGCTATGGATTTAGGTAAAAAATCATTTTTAGGAGATATTGAATCTGGTTTTGATTTATTAATGGTTGATCCTACAAAAGATCCTGTAGAAATTGGGAAAGTAATCCCTTTAAATGTTGTATTAAAGAGAACAGTAGAACTAATAGAGTATTGTGAAAAAGAACGTAAATTAAGAAATATTCAAGAGATTGGATATGAAGTAGGAACGGAAGAAACCAATGGAGGACTAACTTCAACTGAAATTTATGAAAAATTTATAAAAAAATTAAGTAAAGAATTAGAGTTGAGAAATTTACCTATGCCTACGTTTATAGTTGGACAAACAGGAACATTAGTAAGAAAAACAGAACAAGTTGGAACGTTTAATTTTGAAAATGCATATAAACTTTCGGAAATGGCAAAGAAGTATGGAGTTGGTTTAAAAGAGCATAATGGAGATTATCTAGATGATATTTCATTGTTAGAACATATTCCATCTAATATTACAGCTACAAATGTTGCACCTCAATATGGTACAGAAGAGACTCGAGCATATTTGAAGCTGGGAAAAGTTGAAGAAAAGTTATATGAGTATGGTTTAATTAAAGAAAAATCAAAAATTAAAGAAGTATTACTGATTAATGCTATAAAAAGTGGAAGATGGAAAAAATGGATGGTTGGAGAGCAAGCAAAGTTATCTGTAGAAGAAATTTTAAATTCTAATGATGAAATTCTTAAAGAAGAAATTTTAGATATAGCTGGTCATTATACTTTCAATTATGATGATGTAAAAGAAGAGATAGGAAAATTATATAGTAATTTAAATGAAAATAATATAGATGGCAATAGATTTGTTATTGATTATATAAAAAGACCAATTAGAGATTATGTTGAGTGTTATAAGTTAAAAGGAGTGACTACAAGAATTAAGGAAATATTATAA
- the fsa gene encoding fructose-6-phosphate aldolase, giving the protein MKFFVDTANIEKIKEINNLGLCDGVTTNPTLVAKEKRNFEEIIKEICSIVAGPVSAEVTSLKSEDMVKEAKNIAKWSNNVVIKIPITEEGLKAINILSKEGINTNCTLIFSAAQGLLAMKAGATYISPFLGRIDDMGELGIGLIKDLREIIDNYKFKSKIIAASIRTIAHVKDSAIAGADIATIPADLFPKLWKHVLTDKGLIDFLNDWEKYKEELNK; this is encoded by the coding sequence ATGAAATTTTTTGTAGACACAGCTAATATAGAAAAAATAAAAGAAATTAATAATCTTGGGTTATGTGATGGAGTAACAACAAATCCAACTTTAGTTGCTAAAGAAAAAAGAAATTTTGAAGAAATTATTAAGGAAATTTGTTCTATTGTTGCTGGACCAGTTTCTGCAGAAGTAACATCATTGAAATCTGAAGATATGGTAAAAGAAGCAAAAAATATTGCAAAATGGTCAAATAATGTTGTTATAAAAATACCTATTACAGAAGAAGGATTAAAAGCTATAAATATTTTATCTAAAGAAGGTATTAATACAAACTGTACTTTAATTTTTTCAGCAGCTCAGGGATTGTTGGCAATGAAAGCAGGAGCTACATACATTAGTCCATTTTTGGGAAGAATAGATGATATGGGTGAATTAGGTATAGGATTGATTAAAGATTTAAGGGAAATAATTGATAATTATAAATTTAAATCAAAAATAATTGCTGCATCAATAAGAACAATTGCACACGTAAAAGATTCGGCAATCGCAGGAGCGGATATTGCAACTATACCAGCGGATTTATTTCCTAAATTGTGGAAGCATGTATTGACAGATAAAGGATTAATAGATTTCTTAAATGATTGGGAAAAATATAAGGAAGAATTAAACAAATAA
- a CDS encoding HAD family hydrolase, producing the protein MVKRMIFFDIDDTLYDQFIPFENTFRKKFSNLNLNTLELFNLSRKFSDEKFPLTETNKISVEELQIYRIKKAFQIQKIFIDDKTALDFQREYKYNQLKISLSMELDKILSYIVSKNIKVGIISNGPSSHQREKIKSLGLQKYIQPNSIFISSEVGISKPSIEIFKFIEKKLKLNTKKDKIYYIGDSLNNDIIPSRLNNWISVWIDRRNKSDKSNFDIPDFLVKSEKELYNLITKLI; encoded by the coding sequence ATGGTAAAAAGAATGATATTTTTTGATATAGATGATACATTATATGATCAATTTATTCCTTTTGAAAATACATTTAGAAAAAAATTTAGTAATTTAAATTTGAATACATTAGAGTTATTTAATTTAAGCAGAAAATTTAGTGATGAAAAATTTCCTTTAACAGAAACAAATAAAATTTCCGTAGAAGAGTTACAAATCTATAGAATAAAAAAAGCTTTTCAAATTCAAAAAATTTTCATAGATGATAAAACAGCATTAGATTTTCAAAGAGAATATAAATATAATCAATTGAAAATATCATTATCTATGGAATTAGATAAAATACTTTCATATATAGTTTCAAAAAATATAAAAGTTGGAATAATAAGTAACGGTCCAAGTAGTCATCAAAGAGAAAAAATAAAAAGTTTAGGGCTGCAAAAATATATCCAGCCTAATAGTATTTTTATTTCATCAGAAGTTGGAATTTCAAAGCCTAGTATAGAGATTTTTAAATTTATAGAAAAAAAATTAAAATTAAATACTAAAAAAGATAAAATATATTACATTGGGGATTCATTAAATAATGATATAATTCCATCTAGATTAAATAATTGGATTAGCGTGTGGATAGACAGAAGAAATAAAAGTGATAAATCAAATTTTGATATACCAGATTTTTTGGTTAAAAGTGAAAAAGAATTATATAATCTAATAACAAAATTAATTTAA
- the tkt gene encoding transketolase: MKNKIVNTVRALSAEMVLKANSGHQGMPIGAAPMAVTLFNDVMKHNPENSGWFDRDRFILSAGHGSALQYSLLHLYGYKLSMDDLKEFRQLNSNTPGHPEFGDTDGVEVTTGPLGQGISMAVGFAMAEKHLAAKYNTEDIKVIDHYTYTIAGDGCLMEGISNEACSLAGTLGLGKLIVLYDSNRITIEGTTDLAFRENVAKRYEALGWQVIDVEDGTDLEAIRKALEEAKKDEDRPTLIEIHTTIGYGSSKQGTPAVHGNPLNKDDIQEMKKTLGYDCKEEFFVADDVREYLNNKKEELSKYEEDWNLLVSEYKTKYSEKYEDLMKAINNNYDFSFLESEEYYAFDKALATRASSGVALNRIAKHVNNLFGGSADLAGSNNTRMEEYGDFSKETPEGANLHFGIREHAMAAIANGIQLHGGLQSYTGTFLSFADYMKPAIRLSALMKQKVIYIFTHDSIGLGEDGPTHQAVDQLPMLRAIPNMVNIRPADARETAAAWAYSIKNNTKPISLILSRQTLPNLDGTGSKLFKGAYVLKDFGQNPEIILMATGSEVQLAYETAEKLFENGKSVRVVSMPSFELFEEQSAEYKESVFPKHITKRVAIEASSEMGWYKYIGMDGLFVGMSTFGKSAPAEEAFEYFGFTVDKVLEKIAEKF; encoded by the coding sequence ATGAAAAATAAAATTGTAAATACAGTTAGAGCGTTATCAGCTGAGATGGTATTAAAAGCAAATTCAGGACACCAAGGGATGCCAATAGGGGCGGCTCCAATGGCTGTTACATTATTTAATGATGTAATGAAACATAATCCGGAAAATTCCGGTTGGTTTGATAGAGATAGATTTATCTTATCTGCTGGACACGGATCAGCATTGCAATATTCTTTATTACATTTATATGGATATAAATTATCAATGGATGATTTAAAAGAATTTAGACAATTAAATTCAAATACGCCGGGTCATCCGGAATTCGGGGACACTGATGGAGTAGAAGTTACTACTGGACCATTGGGGCAAGGAATTTCAATGGCTGTTGGATTTGCTATGGCAGAAAAACATTTAGCAGCAAAATATAACACTGAAGATATTAAAGTTATTGACCATTATACATATACAATTGCTGGAGATGGTTGTTTAATGGAGGGGATTTCAAATGAAGCTTGTTCATTAGCCGGTACACTTGGATTAGGTAAATTGATAGTTTTATATGATTCGAATAGAATTACAATTGAAGGGACAACTGATTTAGCATTTAGAGAAAATGTTGCAAAGAGATATGAAGCATTAGGATGGCAAGTAATCGATGTTGAAGATGGTACAGATTTAGAAGCTATTAGAAAAGCTTTAGAAGAAGCTAAAAAAGATGAAGACAGACCAACATTGATAGAAATTCATACTACAATCGGTTATGGTTCAAGTAAACAAGGAACACCAGCAGTTCATGGAAATCCATTGAATAAAGATGACATTCAAGAAATGAAGAAAACTTTAGGATACGATTGTAAAGAAGAATTCTTTGTTGCTGATGATGTAAGAGAATATTTGAATAACAAAAAAGAAGAGCTTTCAAAATATGAAGAAGATTGGAATTTATTGGTATCAGAATATAAGACGAAATATAGTGAAAAATATGAAGATTTAATGAAAGCGATTAATAATAATTATGATTTTTCATTCTTAGAAAGTGAAGAATATTATGCATTTGATAAAGCTTTAGCTACAAGAGCTTCATCAGGAGTTGCATTAAATAGAATTGCAAAACATGTGAATAATTTATTTGGTGGTTCGGCAGATTTAGCTGGTTCAAATAATACAAGAATGGAAGAATATGGAGATTTTTCAAAAGAAACTCCTGAAGGGGCAAATTTACATTTCGGTATAAGAGAGCATGCAATGGCTGCTATTGCAAATGGTATTCAATTACATGGTGGTTTGCAATCATATACGGGTACATTTTTGTCATTTGCAGACTATATGAAACCCGCAATCAGACTTTCAGCATTAATGAAACAAAAAGTAATTTATATATTTACTCATGATAGTATCGGACTTGGAGAAGATGGACCTACACATCAAGCAGTAGATCAATTGCCAATGTTAAGAGCTATACCTAACATGGTAAATATTAGACCTGCTGATGCAAGAGAAACAGCAGCAGCATGGGCTTATTCAATTAAAAATAATACAAAACCAATTTCATTAATTTTATCAAGACAAACATTACCAAATCTTGATGGTACGGGAAGCAAGCTATTCAAAGGTGCCTATGTATTAAAAGATTTTGGACAAAATCCTGAAATAATTTTAATGGCAACAGGGTCTGAAGTGCAATTGGCTTATGAAACTGCAGAAAAATTATTTGAAAATGGAAAATCTGTAAGAGTTGTTTCAATGCCATCATTTGAATTGTTTGAAGAACAAAGTGCAGAATATAAAGAATCAGTATTTCCAAAACACATTACAAAGAGAGTTGCAATAGAAGCATCTTCTGAAATGGGATGGTACAAATATATTGGAATGGATGGATTATTTGTTGGCATGTCAACATTTGGTAAATCAGCTCCGGCTGAAGAAGCTTTTGAATATTTTGGATTTACAGTTGATAAAGTTTTAGAAAAAATTGCTGAAAAATTCTAA